The Oscillatoria acuminata PCC 6304 genomic interval TTACGCCTTTATTATCTCAACCGTTGGGTTCTCCCTCGGAGTCCGTCTCTTCTTCAAAAATGGGGATGGTTTGTTCGGAAGGGGGAAATGGGTCAGTTCGAGCGATCGATATTGGAACAGGGGCGGGTTTTCCTGGGTTGCCGGTGGCGATCGCTTGTCCCGAGTGGCAGGTGACTCTCCTGGATTCCACACGCAAAAAAATTACGTTTCTCCAGAGTTTAATTAACCAGTTAGGGATGGAAAATGCCCGGGCGATTGTCGGCAGAGTGGAAGAGATCGGGCGATCGCGTGAACATCGGGAACGGTATGATTTTGCCTTTGCGCGGGCGATCGGGCCGACGATGGTTTGTGCAGAATATGCCCTGCCCTTGTTGAAAGTGGGCGGGTTGGCGATTCTGTATCGCGGTCATTGGACTGATGAAGAGGCGCAAGTGGTCTCCGCTGCAGTTGAGCAACTGGGGGGGATGGTGGATTTTGTGGAGAAATTTACGACCCCGCTCACAGATAGTGTTCGCACTTGTGTTTATTTGCGAAAGGTTGCGCCAACTCGTCCTGAATTTCCCCGGGCTGTAGGGATACCGGCTCAGAATCCTCTGGTGTAATCGGGGGTCGGCAGAATGTGAGAGCGCGTTGAATAGTCTGGTATATTCAGGGGGTATCCGGTGCTTCTGAGGACTGAGAAGCCAGTATCTGTGCCGATCGCATGAGCAAGCCTCACAGACAGTTTTTTGCTAGTTTAAGAGGCGGTAACGACGCGATCGCGACCGGATGCTTTGGCTTGATAGAGGGCGACATCGGCAGCCTGGAGGACAGCTAACCCGGTTTTGCCATGTTGGGGAAAACTAGCAACGCCTAAAGAGAGAGTGATGCAGCCGAGAGATTGGCCCGCATATTCAACTTGTAACAATTTTATCTTTTTTCGCAAGCGTTGGGCGCGCTCTTGAGTAACGCTTAAAGGAGCGTCGGGTAAAATCAGGGTAAACTCTTCCCCTCCATAGCGACAAGGGATATCCGTAGGGCGGATATTTTTTTGGAAAAACTCTCCCAATTGTCGTAAGACTTGATTTCCCGCTTCATGCCCAAAGGTATCGTTAAATTCTTTGAAGTGATCGACATCGATCATGATCAACGAGAGGGAATATCCCTTTAGTTCAGCTTGATAGATTTCCCGTTCCAGGGCTTCTTCTAAATAGCGGCGATTGTATAAACCCGTTAGCGGGTCGCGGATGCTTTGATTATGTAAGGTTTCTCGTAATTTTAAATTGGCTAAAGCTAGGGCAATATGTTCGGCAACTGTCATGGCTAACAGTTGAGTTGTATTCGATAATGGTCCTTTATCTGGGGCGCATAAATAGAGTACGCCTAGGGCTTTTCCTTGAGCCATCATCGGGACGCAGCAATATTCAGCGGGTAAGAGATTGGGATGGAGGTGTTGGCAAATTAAGCCATTTTGCATATTTCCAACAAAATGCACCCGTCCTCGTCGCAATGCCCAACATTCATTGGGGGCAAATACTTTTTGACTGCTAAAGGTAATTCCCCAACTGGCAACGACATCGAGTAAATTATTGAGGGAGTTAATAATAAAAACTGCACCGGGAATGTTGGGAAAGAGTAATTTACAGGATTGGGCGATCGCACTGTAGGCTTCTTTGACTGTCAGGCACGCTTGAAGCAAATCGCTCATTTCACTGAGTAAGATTAATTCTCGCTGACGCACTTCTAGTTCTAGGGTTTTTTGATGCAATGCTTCCTGAGCTTGCTTGCGTTCCTCAATTT includes:
- the rsmG gene encoding 16S rRNA (guanine(527)-N(7))-methyltransferase RsmG encodes the protein MTEPEKLILPSNVKLWEKTMNWQPDAGHLLEFQSLYEGILEGNQALNLTRITTPDEFWEKHLWDSLRAITPLLSQPLGSPSESVSSSKMGMVCSEGGNGSVRAIDIGTGAGFPGLPVAIACPEWQVTLLDSTRKKITFLQSLINQLGMENARAIVGRVEEIGRSREHRERYDFAFARAIGPTMVCAEYALPLLKVGGLAILYRGHWTDEEAQVVSAAVEQLGGMVDFVEKFTTPLTDSVRTCVYLRKVAPTRPEFPRAVGIPAQNPLV
- a CDS encoding sensor domain-containing diguanylate cyclase, with product MKEIQQVEEKFGILDRVPVGACVLRFDFIVLFWNSCLEDWTKIPKSEIIGQNLGDRFPHLTQPKYHHRLQQVFEGGPPTIFSSQLHKHLIPAPLPDGEFRIQHTTVTGVKSFDSKGFYALLAIEDVTDLTRRLHDYRSMRDRALEEIEERKQAQEALHQKTLELEVRQRELILLSEMSDLLQACLTVKEAYSAIAQSCKLLFPNIPGAVFIINSLNNLLDVVASWGITFSSQKVFAPNECWALRRGRVHFVGNMQNGLICQHLHPNLLPAEYCCVPMMAQGKALGVLYLCAPDKGPLSNTTQLLAMTVAEHIALALANLKLRETLHNQSIRDPLTGLYNRRYLEEALEREIYQAELKGYSLSLIMIDVDHFKEFNDTFGHEAGNQVLRQLGEFFQKNIRPTDIPCRYGGEEFTLILPDAPLSVTQERAQRLRKKIKLLQVEYAGQSLGCITLSLGVASFPQHGKTGLAVLQAADVALYQAKASGRDRVVTAS